A DNA window from Deltaproteobacteria bacterium contains the following coding sequences:
- a CDS encoding methionine adenosyltransferase — MVMKNYLFTSESVSEGHPDKVADQISDAVLDAMLTKDPKARVACETMVTTGVAIVAGEVTTSAYVNIAEVVRKVVTDIGYDSGEKGFDGNSCAVMVTLDKQSADIAKGVDAHTSQTGEQGAGDQGLMFGYAVNETPEFMPLSISMSHKILQNLATARKSKKVDFLWPDAKSQVTVEYADGKVKRVDAVVVSTQHSPDVTNEVLRSYVIDEVVRKTIPASWIDSKTKFHINPTGRFVVGGPHGDCGLTGRKIIVDTYGGHGAHGGGAFSGKDPSKVDRSAAYASRHIAKNIVAAGLAEKCLVQVAYAIGLAEPVSLMVNDFGTSKVGGEILAKAVREIWSLKPAAIVERYDLLKPRYLKTASYGHFGRNEPEFTWEKVDQVDALKDVVKTLSRS, encoded by the coding sequence ATGGTCATGAAAAATTACTTGTTCACCAGCGAGTCCGTCTCTGAAGGCCATCCCGATAAAGTAGCTGATCAAATCAGCGATGCAGTTTTAGATGCCATGTTGACGAAAGACCCTAAGGCTCGCGTTGCCTGTGAAACAATGGTCACGACGGGAGTTGCTATCGTGGCGGGCGAAGTGACAACTTCAGCCTACGTCAATATCGCGGAAGTTGTTCGCAAGGTCGTTACTGATATTGGTTACGACAGTGGAGAAAAAGGCTTTGATGGTAACAGCTGTGCCGTCATGGTCACACTCGACAAGCAAAGCGCAGACATCGCAAAAGGTGTCGACGCGCACACATCACAAACCGGCGAACAAGGTGCTGGCGATCAGGGTTTGATGTTCGGTTATGCCGTCAATGAAACTCCCGAATTCATGCCACTTTCCATTTCCATGTCGCATAAAATTTTGCAGAACCTGGCGACTGCGAGAAAGAGTAAAAAAGTCGACTTTTTGTGGCCCGACGCGAAAAGCCAAGTCACCGTTGAATATGCCGACGGAAAAGTAAAGCGTGTCGACGCAGTGGTCGTTTCAACTCAGCATTCGCCTGATGTGACTAATGAAGTTCTGCGTAGCTATGTCATTGACGAAGTTGTTCGAAAAACTATTCCGGCTAGTTGGATCGATTCAAAAACTAAGTTTCACATCAACCCGACCGGTCGTTTCGTGGTCGGCGGACCGCATGGCGATTGCGGACTGACTGGTCGCAAAATTATTGTCGACACCTATGGAGGTCACGGCGCGCACGGCGGAGGGGCCTTTTCAGGAAAAGATCCCTCGAAGGTTGATCGCTCGGCGGCGTATGCCTCACGTCACATCGCCAAAAACATCGTAGCAGCTGGACTCGCAGAAAAGTGTCTGGTTCAGGTCGCTTATGCCATCGGTTTAGCTGAACCAGTTTCACTGATGGTGAATGACTTTGGGACAAGCAAAGTGGGCGGCGAAATCCTAGCAAAGGCGGTACGGGAAATTTGGAGTCTCAAACCGGCCGCCATTGTTGAGCGTTATGACCTCTTAAAGCCGCGTTATTTAAAAACGGCCTCCTACGGGCATTTTGGTCGCAACGAGCCCGAGTTTACTTGGGAAAAAGTAGATCAAGTTGATGCGCTCAAGGACGTCGTAAAAACGCTTTCAAGGTCCTAA
- a CDS encoding ribbon-helix-helix domain-containing protein — protein sequence MKKIATTVYITEDQQQLLKELNRRTRVPIAEFIREGIDLVLERHSAQLPGQMGLQMKTESGVNLIRNSSARNSSSVGGIVSILDEINSVPNETNS from the coding sequence ATGAAGAAAATTGCGACCACGGTTTACATCACAGAAGATCAACAGCAGCTCCTAAAAGAGCTCAACCGCCGCACCCGAGTTCCAATTGCTGAATTTATTCGCGAAGGAATTGATCTCGTTTTAGAGCGGCATTCTGCTCAACTTCCGGGACAAATGGGACTTCAGATGAAAACTGAATCTGGTGTGAATTTAATCAGAAATAGTTCTGCGAGAAACAGTTCGAGTGTTGGCGGCATAGTCAGTATATTGGACGAAATCAATTCCGTGCCAAACGAGACAAACAGTTAG
- the lepA gene encoding elongation factor 4 codes for MHELSRIRNFSIIAHIDHGKSTLADGLMQYTGSLSNREMKAQFLDNMELERERGITIKAQTVRLLYKADDGIEYQINLIDTPGHVDFSYEVSRSLAACEGAILVVDAAQGVEAQTLANVYLAMENNLEIIPVLNKIDLPSADPESVKKQIEETIGLDASEAVMASAKEKIGIKEILEAIVKKVPPPKGNRTDTVRALIFDSWFDSYQGVVVLVRVMDGTLNKGDRIKFMQTDRDYEILKLGTFSPFPLEAPALGCGEVGFIVCGIKDIRDVQVGDTVTSAKKPALEPLSGFKRVTPMVFSGIFPVIASDYEQLKDALEKLVLNDSSLTYEVEKSAALGFGYRCGFLGLLHMEIVQERLEREFGLNLITTAPTVVYNITTSDGLTKKLENPALMPDPTKIVKMEEPIVRVVLHTPSEFIGNILKLCEDKRGVQVKMDYVTEKKVMIEYRIPMNEIVMDFYDRLKSVTKGYASMEYEVIGFEEADLVKLDVLINSEPVDALSLIVHRSKAQNRGRALVAKMRELIPRQQYQVAIQAAIGAKIVARETVSAMRKDVTAKCYGGDISRKRKLLEKQKEGKKRMKQFGSIELPQEAFLAILKVED; via the coding sequence ATGCACGAACTTTCCCGCATCCGAAATTTCTCGATCATCGCCCACATTGACCACGGTAAATCTACGTTGGCCGATGGCCTTATGCAGTACACCGGTTCTCTTTCCAACCGCGAAATGAAAGCTCAGTTTTTGGACAATATGGAGCTCGAGCGAGAGCGTGGAATCACAATCAAGGCTCAAACTGTGCGGCTTCTGTACAAAGCCGACGATGGGATCGAATATCAAATCAATCTCATCGATACTCCCGGGCACGTTGATTTTAGCTATGAGGTATCAAGAAGTTTGGCCGCCTGCGAAGGCGCAATTTTAGTGGTCGATGCCGCCCAAGGTGTCGAGGCTCAAACATTGGCAAACGTGTATCTTGCCATGGAAAACAATCTCGAGATTATTCCGGTACTGAATAAAATCGATCTTCCATCGGCCGACCCAGAGAGTGTCAAAAAGCAAATCGAAGAAACGATTGGCTTAGACGCGAGCGAAGCTGTCATGGCCAGTGCGAAAGAGAAAATCGGCATCAAAGAGATTCTGGAAGCGATCGTCAAAAAGGTCCCTCCTCCGAAAGGCAATCGCACGGACACAGTTCGCGCACTGATTTTTGACTCGTGGTTTGATTCTTATCAGGGTGTCGTCGTTTTGGTACGTGTCATGGACGGAACATTGAACAAAGGCGATCGTATCAAGTTCATGCAAACCGATCGCGATTACGAAATTTTGAAACTGGGTACATTCTCGCCGTTTCCGCTCGAAGCTCCGGCTCTGGGTTGCGGCGAAGTGGGCTTTATCGTTTGTGGAATTAAAGACATTCGCGATGTTCAGGTGGGTGACACCGTTACGTCTGCCAAGAAACCAGCTTTGGAGCCACTCTCGGGATTCAAGCGCGTGACACCGATGGTTTTCTCCGGAATTTTTCCGGTGATCGCCAGCGACTATGAACAACTAAAAGATGCGCTCGAAAAGCTGGTTTTGAACGATTCCTCGTTAACCTATGAAGTAGAAAAGTCAGCAGCACTTGGGTTTGGCTATCGCTGTGGATTTTTAGGCCTCTTGCACATGGAAATCGTTCAAGAGCGTTTGGAGCGCGAGTTTGGCCTTAACCTTATCACGACGGCACCGACTGTCGTTTACAACATTACGACATCGGACGGTCTCACGAAGAAGCTTGAAAACCCTGCTTTGATGCCGGACCCGACTAAGATTGTCAAAATGGAAGAGCCGATCGTTCGCGTTGTCCTCCACACCCCGAGCGAGTTTATTGGAAACATTCTTAAACTCTGCGAAGACAAGCGCGGCGTTCAGGTTAAAATGGACTACGTCACTGAAAAGAAAGTGATGATCGAGTACCGGATTCCGATGAACGAAATTGTTATGGATTTCTATGATCGGTTGAAGTCCGTAACTAAGGGCTACGCTTCAATGGAGTATGAGGTCATAGGTTTTGAAGAGGCTGATCTTGTAAAACTTGATGTCCTTATAAATTCCGAGCCCGTGGATGCGTTGTCATTGATTGTGCATCGTTCAAAGGCGCAGAATCGCGGGCGCGCTTTGGTTGCTAAGATGCGCGAACTGATCCCGCGTCAACAATACCAAGTCGCGATTCAGGCGGCGATCGGTGCCAAAATTGTTGCTCGCGAAACGGTGAGTGCCATGCGAAAAGACGTCACGGCTAAGTGTTATGGTGGCGACATTTCGCGGAAGCGCAAACTTCTTGAGAAACAAAAAGAAGGCAAAAAACGCATGAAACAGTTCGGTTCCATCGAACTTCCACAAGAGGCGTTCTTGGCGATTTTGAAAGTTGAAGATTAG
- the lepB gene encoding signal peptidase I, which yields MASGEVKTEEGSTAESIPPSAFRAFVEGWGSFFFAILLALVIRWGLIEAYVIPSASMLPSLLIHDHIFVNKAVYGIRIPFTEKWLWQFKIPARGEVIVFKYPEDKETFFIKRVIGLPGDRILYENGRLFINDQPIEMTSPGDADDWDMLSPANFGNEDFQNPLYATDSKENYDHFSEKLGEHSHSVLLRKDGGFVRTAGPWVVPEGHLFMMGDNRDNSHDSRRWRSSPFLPMENILGRAMFVWLSCDRALESAKFLCSPATIRWKRLFHSVN from the coding sequence ATGGCTAGCGGTGAAGTTAAAACAGAAGAGGGAAGTACTGCGGAGTCGATACCCCCATCCGCGTTTCGCGCTTTTGTAGAGGGTTGGGGTTCATTTTTCTTTGCGATTTTGCTAGCGCTGGTGATTCGCTGGGGATTGATTGAGGCCTACGTTATTCCGTCGGCTTCGATGCTTCCTTCGCTCTTGATTCACGACCACATTTTCGTCAATAAGGCTGTCTATGGAATTCGCATCCCATTTACTGAGAAATGGCTTTGGCAGTTTAAAATTCCAGCGCGCGGAGAAGTGATCGTTTTTAAATATCCAGAGGATAAAGAAACTTTTTTTATCAAGCGGGTCATTGGCCTTCCTGGCGACCGCATTCTTTATGAAAACGGCCGTCTTTTCATCAACGATCAGCCCATCGAAATGACTTCACCTGGTGATGCCGACGACTGGGACATGCTATCGCCGGCAAATTTTGGAAACGAAGACTTTCAAAATCCCCTTTACGCGACCGACAGCAAGGAAAACTACGATCATTTTTCGGAAAAGTTGGGTGAGCATTCGCACTCAGTATTGCTTCGAAAAGACGGTGGCTTCGTTAGAACCGCAGGACCCTGGGTTGTTCCAGAGGGACACCTCTTTATGATGGGAGACAATCGTGACAATTCTCACGATAGTCGCCGGTGGCGCAGTTCTCCGTTTTTGCCGATGGAGAATATATTAGGGCGCGCGATGTTTGTCTGGCTAAGTTGCGACCGCGCATTGGAAAGCGCGAAGTTTTTGTGCAGTCCAGCGACAATTCGGTGGAAACGCTTGTTTCATTCGGTGAATTAG
- the lepB gene encoding signal peptidase I, with product MNSEQDLEEGKSRKGTWPQALLSFAVSVVLLLTFRWVAFEPYVIPSGSMLPTLRILDFIYVNKFAYGLRLPFSSQWLWERDLPSRCDVVVFRSQTTEGQFVIKRVMGLPGEKVELLESGRIRIDDQLLPVERIGENDDSVLSRESCDAKGGERTHVMQTSRLLQDLEVDPVVYAVVVPPGQMVLFGDNRHESADSRVWGALPREQLLGQALGIWLSCEESMSGLPRVCNPATIRWSRLFQDLDQSAEGT from the coding sequence ATGAACAGTGAGCAGGACCTTGAAGAAGGAAAAAGTCGCAAGGGCACCTGGCCGCAGGCGCTACTCTCGTTTGCTGTATCAGTAGTTCTTCTTCTGACCTTTCGGTGGGTGGCTTTTGAGCCCTACGTGATTCCGTCCGGTAGCATGCTTCCGACACTGCGGATACTTGATTTCATCTACGTTAACAAATTTGCGTATGGCTTACGGTTGCCTTTTTCTAGCCAGTGGCTTTGGGAGAGAGATCTTCCCAGTCGCTGCGACGTCGTGGTGTTTCGGTCGCAAACGACCGAAGGCCAATTTGTTATTAAGCGGGTGATGGGTTTGCCGGGCGAAAAAGTAGAGCTCCTAGAAAGCGGGCGAATTCGCATCGACGATCAGCTGCTGCCCGTTGAGCGAATCGGCGAAAATGATGATTCGGTTTTGAGCCGTGAAAGTTGCGATGCCAAGGGCGGCGAGAGAACGCATGTGATGCAAACCTCCCGTCTCTTGCAGGACCTCGAAGTTGATCCGGTTGTTTATGCGGTTGTTGTGCCTCCAGGGCAAATGGTTTTATTTGGAGACAATCGGCACGAATCTGCCGACTCGCGGGTTTGGGGCGCGCTGCCGAGAGAGCAGCTGCTGGGGCAAGCGCTGGGGATTTGGTTGAGTTGCGAAGAATCGATGTCGGGATTGCCTCGCGTCTGCAATCCCGCAACAATTCGATGGAGTAGGTTGTTTCAGGATCTAGATCAGTCCGCCGAGGGGACTTAA
- the lepB gene encoding signal peptidase I has translation MNKDEAIKKYRRIFLGEFAEAIVAAIVVAVVLRFFFVSVYRVPTESMQPSLIPGDFIIAWKTSYGVPVPFSDNGKWGERLPERGDIVVFRLPHEEALFVKRVIGLPGDRIAIENGKVRLNDVTITASPLADSGQSSGMLTSMEFTGKSTHVVMRRSEASEADFLAPLVVPPGEIFVLGDFRSESVDSRQWGTVPISSIEGRVARVAFSLILKNSRDGELAELKAGHGEELRPTGTVRWDRIFHRVE, from the coding sequence GTGAATAAAGACGAAGCGATTAAAAAATATCGACGCATTTTTCTCGGAGAATTTGCTGAAGCTATCGTTGCAGCGATTGTCGTGGCGGTTGTTCTGCGCTTCTTTTTTGTTTCGGTTTATCGGGTGCCGACTGAATCTATGCAACCGAGTTTGATTCCAGGGGACTTTATCATCGCATGGAAAACATCCTATGGTGTGCCGGTGCCGTTTTCGGACAACGGGAAATGGGGCGAGCGTTTGCCGGAGCGAGGCGATATTGTTGTTTTTCGACTCCCGCATGAAGAGGCGCTCTTTGTTAAGCGGGTGATTGGACTTCCGGGCGACCGAATTGCTATCGAAAATGGCAAAGTCAGGCTCAATGACGTCACGATTACCGCAAGTCCTTTGGCGGATTCGGGTCAAAGCAGCGGGATGTTAACGTCGATGGAGTTCACTGGAAAGTCGACTCACGTCGTCATGAGGCGGTCCGAAGCTTCAGAGGCGGACTTTTTAGCTCCGTTAGTCGTCCCTCCGGGTGAAATCTTTGTCCTAGGAGACTTTAGATCGGAAAGCGTCGACTCGCGTCAATGGGGGACTGTGCCGATCTCGTCAATCGAAGGGCGCGTGGCCCGCGTGGCGTTTTCACTCATTTTGAAAAACAGCCGGGACGGCGAGCTTGCGGAATTGAAAGCGGGACATGGTGAGGAGCTTCGTCCGACTGGGACCGTCCGCTGGGACCGAATCTTTCACAGGGTGGAGTGA
- a CDS encoding aspartate carbamoyltransferase catalytic subunit, translated as MPILGRSLLDTRTLSKNDIDEIFLKADGLAPLVKSMAARRTNDPFPGRVPVVCCLFFEPSTRTRMSFQMAAYRLGYEVLTMELSAGSSLSKGETLTDTVLNFAAMKPDVLVVRYGNSQELDQLLPTLEIPVINAGSGTLAHPTQGLLDAYTLRSEWGDLTGKNVLIFGDVLHSRVARSGFDVLTKLGAVIGVTGPERMMPPPAMRESLHREYGMRFFDTLDEGLPWADATMGLRVQLERHEAKELDLEFTSDYHERYGLTKERLEELKPGALILHPGPINHGVEFSESVVRDGRSRVLSQVTNGVTVRAALLAMVLGDDVERNLKK; from the coding sequence ATGCCGATTTTGGGTCGATCCCTTCTCGATACCCGCACACTTTCTAAAAACGACATCGACGAAATCTTTTTGAAAGCCGATGGTCTTGCGCCATTGGTAAAATCGATGGCAGCACGAAGAACCAATGATCCTTTTCCTGGAAGAGTGCCAGTGGTCTGCTGCCTTTTCTTCGAGCCAAGCACCCGGACACGGATGAGTTTTCAAATGGCGGCGTATCGGCTTGGTTACGAAGTTCTAACGATGGAACTTTCTGCAGGCTCGTCGCTTTCAAAAGGCGAAACATTGACCGACACGGTTTTGAACTTCGCGGCGATGAAGCCAGACGTACTAGTTGTTCGGTACGGAAATTCTCAAGAACTAGATCAATTGCTTCCTACTCTCGAGATTCCGGTTATCAACGCAGGTAGCGGAACTTTAGCGCACCCCACTCAAGGCTTGTTAGACGCCTACACGCTTCGGTCGGAGTGGGGCGACTTGACCGGCAAGAACGTTTTGATTTTTGGCGACGTCCTGCACAGCCGAGTCGCTCGTTCTGGTTTTGACGTTTTGACAAAATTGGGGGCTGTGATCGGCGTGACTGGGCCGGAGCGAATGATGCCACCGCCAGCAATGCGGGAATCACTTCACCGCGAATATGGAATGCGGTTTTTTGATACTTTGGACGAAGGGCTTCCGTGGGCGGACGCCACGATGGGCCTTCGAGTGCAGCTCGAGCGGCATGAGGCTAAAGAGCTCGACCTCGAGTTCACCAGCGATTACCACGAGCGCTATGGCTTAACGAAAGAGCGTTTGGAAGAATTAAAGCCGGGCGCATTGATTCTACATCCCGGCCCCATTAATCATGGAGTCGAATTCAGTGAATCAGTGGTTCGCGATGGCCGCAGTCGGGTGCTGTCGCAAGTGACAAATGGTGTGACAGTGCGGGCTGCGCTACTTGCAATGGTTTTGGGCGATGACGTCGAGAGGAATCTAAAAAAATGA
- the carA gene encoding glutamine-hydrolyzing carbamoyl-phosphate synthase small subunit gives MSRGYLVLETGEVYEGQFRGGEARAGEVVFNTSHSGYEEVATDPSYYGQIMVMTAPMQGNYGTDAAVWESRKMWIEGFISVEIQESERDGSWRRQLAEAGIPILSDLDTREIVMRLRDQGTPWGAIVKAENPELARAAARPLIENKKKIDTDWVYAVSRKIVEKRTGLKPGGPRIAMLDYGAKENIIRELCARASEVAVFPSRATAAEIRQWNPDGIMLSNGPGDPSAVIGATETIKELLGWKPIFGICMGHQILSRALGAKTYKLPFGHRGSNHPVKDDLLGSVYVTSQNHGYAVDAKTLPADVRVTHVNLNDGSVEGVECSSKICFSVQYHPESHPGPHEAVRLFDYFVERIQK, from the coding sequence ATGAGTCGCGGATACTTAGTGCTCGAAACAGGTGAAGTGTACGAAGGCCAATTTCGCGGTGGCGAGGCGAGGGCGGGCGAAGTTGTATTTAATACGTCGCACTCGGGCTATGAGGAAGTTGCGACGGACCCTTCCTATTACGGGCAGATCATGGTGATGACGGCCCCTATGCAAGGGAATTACGGTACAGACGCTGCAGTTTGGGAATCCCGAAAGATGTGGATTGAAGGTTTCATCAGCGTCGAGATTCAAGAGTCCGAGCGAGACGGTTCTTGGCGGCGCCAGTTGGCCGAAGCGGGCATTCCGATCCTTAGCGATTTGGACACACGCGAAATCGTGATGCGCCTTCGCGATCAGGGAACTCCTTGGGGTGCCATCGTGAAAGCAGAAAACCCAGAGCTCGCGCGGGCTGCCGCACGACCCTTGATTGAAAATAAAAAGAAAATCGACACCGATTGGGTCTATGCAGTTTCACGTAAAATAGTCGAAAAGCGCACTGGATTGAAACCCGGCGGTCCCCGTATCGCGATGCTTGATTACGGGGCGAAGGAAAACATTATTCGCGAACTCTGCGCTCGCGCCTCCGAGGTTGCCGTTTTTCCGTCTCGCGCTACCGCTGCAGAGATTCGTCAGTGGAATCCAGACGGAATTATGCTTTCCAATGGACCTGGAGACCCGAGTGCGGTGATCGGTGCAACGGAAACGATAAAAGAGCTTTTAGGATGGAAGCCGATTTTTGGAATCTGCATGGGGCATCAGATCCTATCTCGGGCGCTAGGCGCAAAGACCTACAAACTTCCGTTCGGTCATCGCGGTAGCAACCACCCGGTCAAAGACGATCTTCTTGGCTCGGTTTATGTGACGTCTCAGAATCACGGCTATGCTGTCGATGCGAAGACGTTGCCTGCCGATGTGCGGGTGACACACGTAAATTTAAATGATGGCTCGGTTGAGGGCGTGGAATGTTCGAGCAAAATTTGCTTCAGTGTTCAATACCACCCCGAAAGTCATCCTGGACCGCATGAGGCTGTGCGACTTTTTGATTACTTCGTTGAGAGGATTCAAAAATGA